A genome region from Nitrospinota bacterium includes the following:
- the tmk gene encoding dTMP kinase, whose product MGTFITFEGVEGCGKTTQIMMLRDYLLEKNYQVKITREPGGTAIGDQIRKILLNDDNKNISRETELLLITACRVQHIKEVIIPALKQDKVVLCDRFFDSTFAYQGYGRNIDLEFIKRLNKIVSCNIEPDLTILLDLDPLEGLKRANKRNSKKAVSEREERFEKETLEFHKRIRIGFLELAQKSQERIKVIDGNGKIEEIQKTIRSYTDEILR is encoded by the coding sequence ATGGGAACATTTATTACATTTGAAGGCGTAGAAGGATGTGGAAAAACCACACAGATAATGATGTTAAGGGATTATCTGTTGGAAAAGAATTATCAAGTTAAAATCACTCGAGAACCTGGTGGAACTGCTATTGGAGACCAGATAAGAAAGATATTGCTTAATGATGATAATAAGAATATCTCCAGAGAAACAGAGCTCCTCCTTATCACTGCTTGCAGGGTTCAGCATATTAAGGAGGTAATCATACCAGCCTTAAAACAAGATAAGGTTGTCTTGTGTGACCGTTTTTTTGATTCAACCTTCGCCTATCAAGGTTATGGGAGAAATATAGATTTAGAATTTATCAAAAGGCTTAATAAAATTGTGTCATGTAATATCGAACCTGACCTTACGATACTCCTTGATTTAGACCCCTTAGAAGGTTTAAAAAGAGCGAATAAGAGAAATTCAAAAAAAGCAGTATCGGAGAGAGAAGAAAGATTTGAAAAAGAAACATTGGAATTTCACAAAAGAATCAGAATAGGATTTCTGGAACTGGCACAAAAAAGCCAAGAGAGAATCAAGGTAATTGATGGAAATGGAAAGATTGAGGAAATTCAAAAAACCATAAGAAGCTATACTGACGAGATTTTAAGATAA
- a CDS encoding GYD domain-containing protein, with protein MSTFFMYGKYSTEAVKAISPERTDNVISLVKNLGGEVNEMYVLLGGYDLVFIVDLPGNKEAIQASVGLNRLTGISFSTSPAITVEEFDKMIAET; from the coding sequence ATGTCAACATTCTTTATGTACGGAAAATACTCAACTGAAGCTGTAAAGGCAATTTCTCCTGAGCGCACTGACAATGTTATTAGTCTTGTTAAGAACCTCGGCGGTGAGGTAAATGAAATGTATGTGCTACTAGGAGGCTATGATCTGGTTTTTATTGTAGATTTACCCGGCAATAAAGAAGCAATACAGGCCTCTGTTGGTTTAAATAGATTGACCGGTATATCATTTTCTACATCTCCAGCAATAACAGTTGAAGAATTCGATAAGATGATTGCTGAGACTTAA